Sequence from the Cucumis sativus cultivar 9930 chromosome 1, Cucumber_9930_V3, whole genome shotgun sequence genome:
ACATAAACAGATTTATATAATGGAATGAATACTATTGTTGTTTTATGGtctgaaatttttattttattcttttgggAAAATTGTCAAGTGTGCAGTATTTTTAGATGTCGTTATCTTGcattttgataatataaagACTATACAGGGGATTGGTTTTTTGTAGGGGCTACTGCTATGAACCAACATCATTTGGGTTTGgttagagaaagaaatggaacCAGCCATAATCTGAAATACAGCCAGAATTGATTCTGAAATTCTGTTAGACTGTCTTGATGTCATAGggaaaaaaaacgaaaaagaaaagaaaactctcgAAAAAATGGGATGTGAAATAATGCTTTCATCTCATTTTATTATAGGCACAGAGGGGGCATGCCTCTGCTTTCATCATATTCCTTTTACAAATACTGCTCCACCTCCATTGGAAGAAATCCTACAGAAAATACAGAACATTTCTATGacattgaaatagaaataCTGTTATTGATCTTTTCTTATTGATCATCTGTTAGACATTGAACATTTCTATGACATTGAACATTTCTATGACATTGTaatcaaatattcatatcAATATTTCTCTTTATCACGTTACAGAAGTCAAGGTTGAATTGctataaactttaaattgcAGTCGACTTGTCTTCACTCCTTAGCTGcataatggaaagaaaaaatagtttagaaaGAAGAGAATGATTTAAGGAACACTTAGAAGAACCTCGAACCTCAGTTCAAATGATCGATTTTGAACTAACAAAtcaaaagggaaagaagaaggGCAAATTAATactgcatttttcttttctatagtATACTTATATGTTCAGGTTCATACAACATTCAGGTTCTATAGAAAATACAGCATTTAGGTTCATACATTTTTCAGTTTCCACAGGTTCCAGCCCTCGTCACTCAAGGTCAACACGAAAAGCTTCTGCAGCAGATCTGGTAATGTCCAACAACAGCAAGGTCAACAGTTTGCACCACAAGCCAGCCAGACTCCAGTCAACAGTTTGGTTACTCTATGTTCCCACTAGTCAATAGTTATTAGTCATTACTCAAGTTATACCTATCTTCTCCATTTGTCGATGCATTTCATGAACTATGATTaaagcttttgtttttaagggggaaaaaggaaagaaaaacaaaataaacccCAGTTTCTataacaatcaaaatattgttttaatataacaaaacaaatgaaaattgaataagAAGATAAATGACAGAATGTCAATGAGATAAAACCAAACACCATATAAAATGGTTGTTACACGCAAAGTAATacaaaaattgtgaaaaaaaatacaagaagtAAACATTCTATAAAATGTTCACAGTaggataaataaaaagagaaggaaagtcTTGAAGTTGCATAATGCAAGTCTTCAAATTAGATTTGTCAGTGAGATGACTAGTGATCTTGCAAACAACACAGGATACAATTTTATAAGCATCTTCCACCTGCATTAAAACAATGAACCTTTTTTACATCGTGATCATGCAAACAACTCAAGCACAAACCAAGCAAGTATAAAACTAATACTACATACCAAGACGGGGACTAATCTTGTATGCTCGACTTCTGAATGTATGAAATTGGATTGGTACACGTTAATCTATTGTGGCCTGTTTCTTTACATCGACCACATTTATGCAATTTTGGTGCTTCACCGACACTTGGAATCCTCTTTTTCTTCGGTCGACCAACTCTTTTGACTACTTTCGGAGGTAAGACAGTCATATGTACATATTTTTCACTTGTCTTCCATTCTGACTGATTCCCAACTGGGTAGACGGCCTCTGAATATGCTGCCAACAAACATTCATTTGTGTAATAGTTAGcacataaattataaacatttatattgcGATCCCGTGCTACAACAATGGCATGTTCGCATAGTAGTTGCTCAACTTGAAACTCCTTACAAGTGCACTCTTGAGTATGAAGATTTACGACCTCCTCTTTATCTAAATCTTTAACATGGAATTGGTAGCAATCAATTGGGTTGACCTTCATTGTCAAAGCtcgttcttgtttcttttgtagaaCAAACTCTGCCCATTTAGTCAATGTAGACGTCACTTTAATGCCTTATTCAAAACCAACGTTGTAGCAAAGCTCGAACATGTTCAAGGAATGAAGCAATAGGCAAATCTCTAGGTTCTTTCAGTATAGAATTCATGGACTCTGCTATATTTGTTGTCATCATATTATATCGTCTTCCTGGACAGTGAAAACGAGACCAACGTGTTATTCCAAcatcgtttaaatattttcctgaATCATTAGGAAATGCAAGAATACTTCTCCACGCTTCTGAGAACGTTGATTCACGATATGTTCTAGATGCATTGTAAAACAAAGTAGCTATAGTGTCATTCTTgtatttatcattcaaattttgagtcaaGTGTTGGACACAAAGTCCATGGAATGCGGAGGGAAAAACCGATGCAATACACttagaaaaacatgtttttcgaTCTGTCACGAAGCCTAGATTAGGCACCTCTCCTATTGCacctttcaatttctctaaGAACCACTGTATTGAAGCATCTGTTTCTCTGTCCACCACTCCAAAGGCAAGaggataaatttgattgttaccaTCCAAGCAAACAGCAACTATCAACTGACCCCGATATTTGTTCTTAAGGAATGTTCCATCCATGACTATAACCGGTCTAATGCAGTTTAAGAATCCTTGAACACGTGGACCAACAgccataaaaagatatttgaagaaacGATCATCTTCAAGTTCCATGTGAAATATTGTACCTACATTTGCAAGTTTGAGAGCTTCACCATATCTAAGCAATAGATTATATGACTCTTCAGGACACCCGCGCACTCGTTCATACGCATTTTCTCTAGCGCGCCATGCTTTTTCATAACTCATATTTATGCATAGTCTTGCCTCATGTCTTCTATGATATCACGTGGTTTGTATAGACGACCGACTCCCTTGAACTTTGACTTTATTAATTCTCACAACAACCCAAGATTTTGCTTGCCTATGGTCACGATTCAAAATCAAGAGAACACGAATGAACTTTGacatactttttaatcttaaatatatttgaatccttCAATCTCATCGCTCGCAGTCTCCAACCACACTTGTTGTCAATGCATCTAACAAAGAGAACCTCTTTTGTAGACTTTTTTACTACAAACtgaaaattttttttcattgccaAGACACTTAATCTCATTGACAaatcttttttggaaaaaaatatttgtcctaCATCAAACTCCTCACTTGTAGAGCTTTCTTCGGACCAATCATTCCTGTCTGTCTTCAACTTTTGGCTAGAAGAGCTGTAACGAActttagattttcctttgcaatCTTTTGTAGGACCATCTCTATGTTGTGGGATGTCAAATGATTCACTATTCATCTCTACTGGCTCCCATGTAAAAGTCTCATCTCTTCGAATCATATGACTCATATGATTCCCATATAGCCGAAGTGGTCCCTATCACGTTATCACACAagccaacttcaacttcacgaACATGAActtcattctcatttaatGTATCCATTACAATTGGAGGATGAGGGTTTAAGTTATGAGCTTGGTTGCTCCCAGATACTGAATTGTAATCTTTGCTTAACACTTTCTTGCTTTGATTACTTTTAGGCTCAAATGAGACGTATAAAGGGACCTTTAATGGATTTTCactaagaagataaaacttcaaatcacgATCATTGCTTAACTCAAATAGAGGAGCTTCATGTTCCACTTTTATCTCATATATGCATCTTATCATTATGTCGAACTTTGTAGGGTCAACTTCTGCAAGGTCATATAATTCTGCCTGTAAATCTTTATGTGTGATTTCTTTACTGACAACGATGCCTTGTAACATGCCTCCTTCGTATTTTCTTCGCCTCTCATCCCATGTACCACCATAACGCACTAACATGGGAACATGTGACATCCTTAAACCACCTTATACTTTTTAATTGCTGCAAAAACTGATTTGAAGTTAGGATTTGACatatcacataaaaaaaatttattgacttATTTTGCgaaattaaaaaacagtagCTAACCACTAAATAAAACGTGCATAGTCACACCCTAAACAAGTATATGACTAATTCAATCTTCGACATTTAAAGTTTGACAGCTACAAAATGTTTACGATATTGCgagatacaaaaaataatagttaaaagtcaccctaaatcaattcatttcagattaaacatttgaatttaagaacCTGCGACATGTCTGCGACATGTTTGTGAGATGTCTGCGAGATGTTTgcaagataaaataataataataataacttgcTAACATCCTTTGAAACATCTCTAAAACAACcctatacttgacgttttttctttaaaatgctCAATACTTgacattctttttaataaaagcgTCAAGTATGCAAAACTACCTAGTGTCAAGTAAAATagattttgtagtagtgaaaTTTGAGTTTCAATTTGTCCACCCcatttattgttaaaaaaataaaactatttttatttcatttttttgtaaagaaaatattatagaGTAATAAGAAGAGTGtgaaaagaattaatttgaattactagcattttaatccaaaaaagTCATGGTTATTTCATTAAGACAACTTTATGTTTCTTCCATGGTCTCAAAGTGTCATCTTCTTGACTACTTGTatataaaatgacaaaaaatgaagagaaaattagAAGTAAGGGAgctgtttttttatattgctttcaaattgataagaaaaccatatatttataaattatttgtatccattcaaatcttcacatatttgaaacaaaagcatatccttcaattaattataaagcTTTTCGGTGTCCTTCCCCCAAAGCTTTTTAGTAAACCACACATAGATATGTACGTTGATTTCTCTAACGTTTTTTTGTAATTCTAGAGTTCATTGTTGATTTCCttaatataaatatctttccaatctaaaatttatatttagaatttttttttgaaactcATGTTTATTTCAAGTATCTTcctttatttacattttggCCCCAAACTAGTATTTTAAGTAGCTATTTtgatcatttaattaattatttccttctctctttagatatatattactattatattaactaaatatttaaaatgttttcttaaaattttggtattttctcatttttaaaaataaaaagtctatatttatttaaatggtAATGACTCCAACTTAGTagaaagttgggtcgttacaagAGGTCTGGCCATCTCAAAGCTAAAAACCACGAACATCTCGCTCTTATGTAAATGGCTTTGGCGTTATTTGACGGAACCAAACGCGCTTTGGAGGAAAATTATTAGTGTCAAATACTCATCTAATTCATTCATCTTAGATATCCCTCCAACTGGAAAGCAGTGCGTTTAAAGGCCCCTTGGATGTCTATAATTAAAATGCAAATTTTTCTTGTGGACTGTATTCcacaagaaaattaatatgCTATGAAACAATGAAGATCAAGATAATCTCCTTCACATGAAGAGAAATGACTCTTTCATTGGTACATCCTCAACAATATGGATGAAATAGCGGAGTACTACAAGTACGCATTTCTACCCTGATCAATTCACACATCTATTTGACAATAGTTTAagcttttattattttcgtCATATAAACTCACAATTGTGTACATTAAGAAACACTTGTTGTTGATACATCGTCAGGGTGAAaccttttctaaaatttttaaaatataccaaCAAGCATTtgcaaatttgttaaaaactcAAGTATTTAGAGTAAATGAGTTCGTACATGTtctactttatattatatatatatatatataagtattcATGTAGACTAATTTCGTGTTATAGTAGAAATGCAtgagaattcaaatatttcttaagATTTCTTCTCACTCACAATGGGACCTTCACTTGATGTTCGCTCTTATAGTGGATGCATTGTTGGTGGTGTACAATTTCACATGTTGGAGTGTGATTTCCGAACGCAAAACAGTAGAGTCATTATAGTTGGTGAAGGTAGTGGAGACAGTATCAACAACAATTTCTTCGATGTTTTAGAGAAAGTATTGCACGCTCAATATCCATTTGGACGACGTGCTTGGCTATTCAAGTGTTGATGGTTTGACACAGacagaaacaaaaaccatAGGACCCACGAGGAACTAGGCTACAAATCAATAAACACATCTCGTTTTTTGTTCACTAAGGAACCGGTTATTCTCACAACCCATGCACATTGGGTGTTCTACTTGGAGGACCCTAAAAATGATACCAATTGGAAAATTGTTCAAGTGGTGCAGAATAAACATGTATGGAATGTGCTAGAAGTAGAAGATATCGAGAATGACCAACTTAATGTATTGAAAATCATCGTCGAACATCGTGGGAACGAATATGTCATTGTGGATGACACTTTGTGCAGGACTGAAGTTGATCCTACAGTGGTGGAAAGACCAAATGTGATTCATATTGCAGACAACTTCATAGACGATGAAGATGACGAATAATCATCATCACATCAAAGTGGGTCAAGCAACGATGAATAACAATGTTTTGATCTTCATGTATACATATTAGTCATTTTTCTATACATTTACTTTGCGATACTCAcatttgtttaacatttgtCGGTTTTTATGTCTGCAAAAATTATGTCTAGCT
This genomic interval carries:
- the LOC116404016 gene encoding uncharacterized protein LOC116404016, whose product is MSYEKAWRARENAYERVRGCPEESYNLLLRYGEALKLANVGTIFHMELEDDRFFKYLFMAVGPRVQGFLNCIRPVIVMDGTFLKNKYRGQLIVAVCLDGNNQIYPLAFGVVDRETDASIQWFLEKLKGAIGEVPNLGFVTDRKTCFSKCIASVFPSAFHGLCVQHLTQNLNDKYKNDTIATLFYNASRTYRESTFSEAWRSILAFPNDSGKYLNDVGITRWSRFHCPGRRYNMMTTNIAESMNSILKEPRDLPIASFLEHVRALLQQFVLQKKQERALTMKVNPIDCYQFHVKDLDKEEVVNLHTQECTCKEFQVEQLLCEHAIVVARDRNINVYNLCANYYTNECLLAAYSEAVYPVGNQSEWKTSEKYVHMTVLPPKVVKRVGRPKKKRIPSVGEAPKLHKCGRCKETGHNRLTCTNPISYIQKSSIQD